One window of Sphingobium aromaticiconvertens genomic DNA carries:
- a CDS encoding conjugal transfer protein TraD, whose translation MQRRERTRHLIELGGLVQKAGLVDLTDDDRATLYGALLELAIQAQENTDVLMLWKRRGRRAFDAEAGADRT comes from the coding sequence ATGCAGCGAAGAGAACGCACCCGCCACCTGATCGAACTGGGCGGCCTCGTCCAGAAGGCGGGCCTTGTCGATCTCACCGACGACGATCGCGCGACACTCTACGGCGCGCTACTCGAATTGGCTATTCAGGCCCAAGAGAATACCGATGTGTTGATGCTCTGGAAGCGACGTGGCCGTCGTGCGTTTGATGCAGAGGCTGGAGCCGACAGGACATAG